Genomic window (Streptomyces sp. RerS4):
CGCACCCCAGGCTGTAGACGTCGCAGCGCCCGTCCACCGGCTTGCCGGCGATCTGCTCGGGCGCCACGTAGTCCAGGGTGCCGACGAACTGCCCGACGCTCGTGAACCCGCTCAGCGAGAGGGACTTCTTCGTCAGCCCGAAGTCCGTGAGGTACACGTGTTCGGGGTGTTCGCTGTCGGTCCCCTCCGCCACCAGGATGTTGCCGGGTTTGACGTCGCGGTGGACGAGGTCGTGGGCGTGGGCGGCGTCGAGGGCCGAGGCGACCTGTCCGGCGATCCGGGCGGCCGCTTCCACCGGCAGCGGGCCGGTCCGGTCGAGCAGGGCGCGCAGGTCGTGTCCGGCGACGTAGCGCATGGCGATGTACAGGAGGCCCTCGGTCTCGCCCGCCTCGAAGACCGGCACGATGTGCGGGTGGTCGATGGCGGCGGCGACCTTCGACTCGTGCGCGAACCGCTGCCGGAAGGTGTCGTTGCGGGCGAGTTCCGGCGCGAGCACCTTCAGCGCGACCGTGCGGTCCAGGCGCAGGTCACGGGCCCGGTAGACGACGGCCATGCCGCCGCGGCCGATCTCGCTCTCGACGAGGTACCCGGCGAGGCGCCGCCCCTCCAGGTCGGACG
Coding sequences:
- a CDS encoding serine/threonine-protein kinase, producing MGAADSLGGRPSDLEGRRLAGYLVESEIGRGGMAVVYRARDLRLDRTVALKVLAPELARNDTFRQRFAHESKVAAAIDHPHIVPVFEAGETEGLLYIAMRYVAGHDLRALLDRTGPLPVEAAARIAGQVASALDAAHAHDLVHRDVKPGNILVAEGTDSEHPEHVYLTDFGLTKKSLSLSGFTSVGQFVGTLDYVAPEQIAGKPVDGRCDVYSLGCVVHEMLAGGPPFRRDDDMALLWAHQYDPPPPPSARRPELAGAVDAVLAKALAKAPEDRWPSCLAFTGALRRAGSVGSAGSRAHPPTRVVRAEAGPPPEPPGWARPVIGG